ACGGTGGCGGACCTGATCATCACCTGCGCCATGATGAGAAAAGAGAGCCGGGGACTTCATTACAATATTGATTACAATTTCAAGGACGATGTCAACGGGCTTAAGGATACGGTGATCACCGCCGGGGATATTTGAGCTTTTTCAGCCGGTAACGGAATTTTTTCCGCTTGACGGCCGGTGTCAAACGGTCTATTGACATCCAGCCTTTGCGTATTATTTTATTGAATTAATTTCTATATAAGTGGAGCGGTATGGCGGACAAGAGAGATTATTACGAAATCCTGGGGGTTTCCAGGGAGTGCACGGAAGTAGAACTGAAAAAGTGCTACCGCCAGATCGCCCTGAAATACCATCCCGACAAGAACCCCGGCGATAAAGAAGCCGAAGAGGTGTTCAAAGAGGCGTCGGAGGCATACAGCGTTCTGTGCGATCCGGAGAAGCGCCGCATTTACGACCAGTTCGGCCATGCCGGGTTAAACGGCATGGGCGGCGGTCACGGCGCCGGGTTTGAGGATATCTTTTCCAGCTTCGGGGATATTTTCGAGGATTTTTTCGGGTTCGGCGGCGGCCGACGTTCTTCCCGGCGGGCGAGGCGCGGAAACGACCTGCGGTACGATCTGACCGTTGATTTCATGGAGGCCGCCTTCGGCCATGAAACCGAAATAGATCTGGAAAAACTGGCCCCGTGCTCCAAGTGCGAAGGCACCGGTTGCAAGCCGGGCACCCAGCCGGAAACCTGCCGACAATGCAACGGCACCGGCCAGATGACCCGGTCCCAGGGGTTTTTCATGGTAAAAACGACCTGTTCCGCCTGCCGGGGAAGCGGGCGGCATATCGCCTCTCCCTGTCCCAAGTGCAAGGGCCGGGGCCAGGAAATGCTCAAAAAAAAGGTCACGCTGAAAATCCCGGCCGGAGTGGATAACGGCTCCAAGCTGCGGCTGACCGGGGAGGGCGAACCCGGTGACAGGGACGCGCCTCCGGGCGACCTGTATGTTTTCATCAATGTCCGGCCGCATAAGTTTTTTCAGAGAAACGGCAACGACGTCATTTGTCTGATGGAACTATCCTTTGTCCAGGCGGCCCTGGGCGACACCATCATGGTACCTACCCTGACCGGAGAAAAACCTCTGGAAATCCCCAAAGGCACCCAGTACGGAGATACCTTCCGGTTCGCCGGCGAGGGCATCCCATCCCTGCGCGGCAAACACCGGGGGGATCAGATCATCCAGGTCGATGTTCGCACGCCGGTCAACCTGAACAGGAAGCAGGAGGAGCTGCTGCGGGAGTTCTCTTCCTGCGAGAGCGAGAAGTTTTCCAACAAGTTGCGGAACCTGTTGAAAAAAAGCGCCGGTTCCCGTTAACCCGGATGAAAAGGAAAACAAGCATGTTTGAATTGAAAGTCGTTACTGATTTCGCGGCCGCCCACCGGCTGGCCATGGTTACGGATAAATGCGAAAATCTGCATGGCCATAACTGGAAAGTGGAAGTGCACGTGGCCGGCGAACAGTTAAACAGCGCCGGCGTGCTGATCGATTTCGGCGAGATCAAGGCGCATATCCGGGGAATTGTCGGGGAACTGGACCATAAGTATTTAAACGATCTGGATTTCTTTCAGGGCAATCCCTCCTCGGAACGGATCGCCGTTCACATCGCCGACCGTCTGGCCGCGCTGCTGCCCGGCGGCAATATCCGTGTCTCCCGGGTGGCGGTGTGGGAGTCCCATGACGCCTGCGCCACTTATACCCCGGGAAAACGGGAGACGGCGTTTTGATTATTCAGCAGTCCGGAGAAGTCGTTCCCGGTTTTCACGTTCTTTATCCGATTGACGTTCCCGTCTT
Above is a genomic segment from Thermodesulfobacteriota bacterium containing:
- the dnaJ gene encoding molecular chaperone DnaJ; the encoded protein is MADKRDYYEILGVSRECTEVELKKCYRQIALKYHPDKNPGDKEAEEVFKEASEAYSVLCDPEKRRIYDQFGHAGLNGMGGGHGAGFEDIFSSFGDIFEDFFGFGGGRRSSRRARRGNDLRYDLTVDFMEAAFGHETEIDLEKLAPCSKCEGTGCKPGTQPETCRQCNGTGQMTRSQGFFMVKTTCSACRGSGRHIASPCPKCKGRGQEMLKKKVTLKIPAGVDNGSKLRLTGEGEPGDRDAPPGDLYVFINVRPHKFFQRNGNDVICLMELSFVQAALGDTIMVPTLTGEKPLEIPKGTQYGDTFRFAGEGIPSLRGKHRGDQIIQVDVRTPVNLNRKQEELLREFSSCESEKFSNKLRNLLKKSAGSR
- the queD gene encoding 6-carboxytetrahydropterin synthase QueD, with translation MFELKVVTDFAAAHRLAMVTDKCENLHGHNWKVEVHVAGEQLNSAGVLIDFGEIKAHIRGIVGELDHKYLNDLDFFQGNPSSERIAVHIADRLAALLPGGNIRVSRVAVWESHDACATYTPGKRETAF